CCCCGCTTCGTGCACGTTTCGGTATAAACCTGCATTTGGAATATTACGATGATGATATCTTGAGTAACATTATCCGCCGTTCTGCATCTATCCTGGATGTACCTTGCTCGGTGCGTGCGGCATCGGAGATTGCTTCCCGCAGTCGTGGGACGCCGCGTATTGCCAATGCTTTGCTTCGCCGTGTACGCGATTTTGCGCAGGTGAAAGGTTCCGGCTCTATCGATACGGAAATCTCCCAGTTTGCGTTGGAAGCATTGAATATTGACAAATATGGCTTGGACGAGATAGATAACAAGATACTTTGCACCATCATAGACAAGTTCAAAGGCGGTCCTGTGGGACTGACAACCATTGCAACCGCTTTGGGAGAAGACGCGGGGACGATTGAGGAAGTTTATGAACCTTTTCTGATTAAAGAAGGATTCATGAAGCGTACCCCTCGTGGTCGTGAGGTGACGGAACTTGCTTATAAGCATCTCGGGAGAAGTCTTTATAACAGTCAGAAGACGCTGTTTAACGACTAACTAGGGTAGTATAAGCGATATAAAAAAGGACACTATAAAGATAGTTGGATTATGAAGCAATGGAGTACTTTACTTGTTTTTCTCTTTTTGAGCTTGTCGTTATCTGCTCAAAAAGGTTATGAGAAGGATGTCTTTGTATCTTCCAAAGGAGATTCTTTGCGTTATCGGATGATTCACCCGGAGTCTGTGAAGCCGGGAGAGAAGTTTCCGTTGGTATTGTTTCTGCATGGAGCCGGTGAACGGGGAAACGACAACGAGAAACAGTTGGCGAATGGCGGACAAATGTTCCTCAATCCGGTCAATCAGGAGAAGTTTCCGGCTTTTGTCCTTGTTCCTCAATGTCCGGTAGATAAATATTGGGCTTATCCGGAACGTCCGAAATCCTTTGTTCCTGCCGATATGCCCGTGGGACAGGAGATTACTCCTATTTTTCAGACGCTGAAACAGTTGCTTGACTCTTATCTGGCCATGCCCGAGGTGGATAAGCAACGTGTCTATATTATCGGACTTTCTATGGGTGCGATGGGGACATATGATTTAGTTGCGCGTTATCCTGAGATATTTGCTGCCGCCATTCCTATTTGCGGTACGGTAAATCCAAGCCGTTTGGCAACTGCCAAAGACGTGAAGTTCCGTATATTTCATGGGGATGCGGATAATATAGTGCCGGTGGAAGGATCGCGCGAAGCATACAAGGCGCTGAAGGCTGCCGGAGCCGATGTGGAATATATTGAATTTCCCGGCTGTAATCACGGCAGTTGGAATCCGGCTTTCAATTATCCCGGATTTATGGATTGGTTATTCAAACAGAAAAAGAAACGCTGATCCGAACGACAAATTAATCACTAATAAGACATGGCTGGACTAAAATCATTAGCAAAAGATACTGCAATTTACGGGCTGAGTAGCATTGTCGGACGATTCCTTAACTATATGCTGGTGCCGTTGTACACGGCTGTTTTACCGGCTTCTACAGGTGGGTATGGAGTCGTATCGAATGTTTATGCATTCACTGCCTTGATGCTTGTACTGCTTACGTTCGGTATGGAAACCGGATTCTTCCGGTTTGCCAATAAATCGGGAGAAGAACCGATGAAAGTATATGCCAACTCTCTGCTTTCGGTAGGCGGGGTATCGTTGATCTTCGTTCTTCTCTGTCTGCTGTTTCTACAACCGATCTCCAATCTGCTGGACTATGGCAATCATCCGGAATTTATAGCGATGATGGCTGTTGTGGTGGCCTTAGACTCTTTTCAGTGTATTCCTTTCGCTTATCTACGCTATAAAAAACGACCGATAAAGTTTGCGGCTATCAAACTGCTTTCCATTGTTGGCGGAATTGGGCTGAACCTGTTTTTCTTACTGTTATGCCCCTGGCTGAATATACATTATCCGGAAACTATCTCATGGTTCTATGATCCCGATTATCTGATAGGCTATATCTTTATCAGTAACCTGATAGTCTCCGTTGGTCAGATGTTCTTCTTTATCCCTGAGCTGAGAGGTTTTGCCTACAAACTGGATAGGGCACTGCTGAAACGTATGGTTGTTTATTCCTTCCCGGTATTGATTCTCGGCTTGGTCGGTATTCTGAACCAGACGGTGGATAAGATGATTTATCCGTTCCTTTTCGAAGACCGTCAGGAAGGATTGGTGCAACTAGGTATTTATGCAGCTACCAGTAAAATAGCCATGGTGATGGCTATGTTTACACAAGCTTTCCGCTATGCTTACGAACCGTTTGTATTTGGCAAGGATCGTGAAGGGGACAACCGGAAAATGTATGCGGCTGCGATGAAATATTTTCTCATATTCTCGTTACTGGCTTTCCTTGCTGTGATGTTCTATCTCGATTTGCTGCGCTATCTGGTGGCAAGAGGATATTGGGAAGGGCTGGGAGTCGTGGCTATTGTGATGCTTGCGGAAATCTGCAAAGGTGTCTATTTCAATCTCTCTTTCTGGTATAAACTGACGGATGAAACACGATGGGGAGCTTATTTCTCTCTGATAGGTTGTGCCATTATTGTAATAATGAATATTCTGTTGGTTCCTACTTACGGCTATATTGCTTCTGCCTGGGCTTCCGTTGCCGGATATGGAACCATCATGCTGTTATCTTACTGGATGGGACAGAAGAAATATCCGATTCACTATGATTTGAAAAGTATCGGGCTTTATGTGCTGCTTGCCGCGGTTCTCTATGTGCTTGGTGAACAAGTGCCTATCTCGAATCTTGTACTCCGGCTTGCTTTCCGTACCGTACTCCTATTGTTATTTGTAAGCTATATTATCAAGCGGGACCTGCCTTTGAGCCAGATTCCTGTTATTAACCGATTTATAAAGAAGAAATAATCATGAAGACAGATGATCGTAATAAATTTGCCATCAAGTCCTTTTTGAACGAATATCTGGACTTGAGAAAGGATAAGGATAACGAACTGGCAACAGTCGATTCCATCCGCAAAGGAGTAGAGTTCAAAGGAGCTAACCTATGGATTCTTATCTTCGCCATCTTTATGGCATCACTTGGATTGAATGTGAACTCTACTGCCGTCATCATTGGTGCCATGTTGATCTCTCCACTGATGGGGCCTATCATGGGTGTGGGCTTGTCTGTCGGGCTGAATGACTTCGAACTGATGAAACGCTCTTTGAAGAGCTTCCTTATTACGACAGCTTTCAGTGTGACAACGGCAACCATTTTCTTCCTTCTTGCGCCTATTGCCGGTTCACAATCAGAATTGCTGGCACGCACATCGCCTACTATTTATGACGTATTCATCGCATTATTCGGTGGTTTGGCGGGTGTTGTAGCCCTTTCCACCAAAGAAAAGGGGAACGTGATTCCCGGTGTTGCCATCGCTACTGCATTGATGCCACCGCTTTGTACGGCGGGATACGGATTGGCGTCAGGTAATCTGATCTATTTCCTCGGAGCTTTCTATCTGTATTTTATTAACTCTGTATTCATCAGTCTGGCTACCTTTCTCGGAGTTCGCGTGATGCATTTCCAACGGAAAGAGTTTGTAGATAAGACCCGTGAGAAGACAGTACGTAAATATATCATCCTGATTGTGATCCTGACGATGTGCCCGGCCGTTTATCTGACGTATGGTATCATTAAAAGTACCTTCTACGAAGCGGCAGCCAATCGGTTCGTTACCGAACAGCTTGGATTTGAGAATACGCAGGTACTTGACAAAAAGATCAGTTATGAACATAAGGAAATCCGTGTTGTTC
The DNA window shown above is from Bacteroides faecium and carries:
- the ruvB gene encoding Holliday junction branch migration DNA helicase RuvB, whose product is MEQEDFNIREQQLTSKERDFENALRPLSFEDFSGQDKVVENLRIFVKAARLRGEALDHVLLHGPPGLGKTTLSNIIANELNVGFKVTSGPVLDKPGDLAGVLTSLESNDVLFIDEIHRLSPVVEEYLYSAMEDYRIDIMIDKGPSARSIQIDLNPFTLVGATTRSGLLTAPLRARFGINLHLEYYDDDILSNIIRRSASILDVPCSVRAASEIASRSRGTPRIANALLRRVRDFAQVKGSGSIDTEISQFALEALNIDKYGLDEIDNKILCTIIDKFKGGPVGLTTIATALGEDAGTIEEVYEPFLIKEGFMKRTPRGREVTELAYKHLGRSLYNSQKTLFND
- a CDS encoding dienelactone hydrolase family protein codes for the protein MKQWSTLLVFLFLSLSLSAQKGYEKDVFVSSKGDSLRYRMIHPESVKPGEKFPLVLFLHGAGERGNDNEKQLANGGQMFLNPVNQEKFPAFVLVPQCPVDKYWAYPERPKSFVPADMPVGQEITPIFQTLKQLLDSYLAMPEVDKQRVYIIGLSMGAMGTYDLVARYPEIFAAAIPICGTVNPSRLATAKDVKFRIFHGDADNIVPVEGSREAYKALKAAGADVEYIEFPGCNHGSWNPAFNYPGFMDWLFKQKKKR
- a CDS encoding oligosaccharide flippase family protein translates to MAGLKSLAKDTAIYGLSSIVGRFLNYMLVPLYTAVLPASTGGYGVVSNVYAFTALMLVLLTFGMETGFFRFANKSGEEPMKVYANSLLSVGGVSLIFVLLCLLFLQPISNLLDYGNHPEFIAMMAVVVALDSFQCIPFAYLRYKKRPIKFAAIKLLSIVGGIGLNLFFLLLCPWLNIHYPETISWFYDPDYLIGYIFISNLIVSVGQMFFFIPELRGFAYKLDRALLKRMVVYSFPVLILGLVGILNQTVDKMIYPFLFEDRQEGLVQLGIYAATSKIAMVMAMFTQAFRYAYEPFVFGKDREGDNRKMYAAAMKYFLIFSLLAFLAVMFYLDLLRYLVARGYWEGLGVVAIVMLAEICKGVYFNLSFWYKLTDETRWGAYFSLIGCAIIVIMNILLVPTYGYIASAWASVAGYGTIMLLSYWMGQKKYPIHYDLKSIGLYVLLAAVLYVLGEQVPISNLVLRLAFRTVLLLLFVSYIIKRDLPLSQIPVINRFIKKK
- a CDS encoding TIGR00341 family protein, whose product is MKTDDRNKFAIKSFLNEYLDLRKDKDNELATVDSIRKGVEFKGANLWILIFAIFMASLGLNVNSTAVIIGAMLISPLMGPIMGVGLSVGLNDFELMKRSLKSFLITTAFSVTTATIFFLLAPIAGSQSELLARTSPTIYDVFIALFGGLAGVVALSTKEKGNVIPGVAIATALMPPLCTAGYGLASGNLIYFLGAFYLYFINSVFISLATFLGVRVMHFQRKEFVDKTREKTVRKYIILIVILTMCPAVYLTYGIIKSTFYEAAANRFVTEQLGFENTQVLDKKISYEHKEIRVVLIGSEVPDASISIARSKLKEYKMEDTKLIVLQGMNNEAVDVSSIRAMVMEDFYKNSEQRLQEQKVKISQLETTLEQYRTYDAMSRTLVPELKVLYPTVTTLSIAHSLEVRVDSMKTDTVTLAVLKFTKHPSTTEKEKISEWLKARVGAKQLRLITE